In the genome of Pseudomonadota bacterium, one region contains:
- a CDS encoding ferritin-like domain-containing protein, producing MANTPSIPTSTLIQPSRRGFLSGSGKAVLSATAVAMIVGCESLAQQSMSDPANDAKILNVALGLEHEAINAYQLGAESGLLQKPVLDVAVLFQSHHKEHRDALIATIRKLGGTPVAEKAKSDYATALNAATLKSQTDVLKLAARLERGAANAYLGVIPSFKDSGLAQVSARLAADETMHWTALTGALAENLPAKALTFGA from the coding sequence ATGGCGAACACTCCGTCGATTCCGACCTCGACTCTCATTCAGCCAAGCCGCCGCGGCTTTCTCTCCGGCAGCGGCAAAGCCGTGCTGTCCGCGACCGCGGTCGCCATGATCGTCGGCTGCGAGAGCCTGGCGCAGCAAAGCATGTCGGATCCGGCAAACGACGCGAAAATCCTGAATGTGGCGCTCGGCCTCGAGCACGAGGCGATCAACGCCTATCAGCTCGGCGCCGAGAGCGGGCTCTTGCAGAAGCCGGTCTTGGACGTGGCCGTGCTCTTTCAGAGCCATCACAAGGAGCATCGCGACGCGCTCATCGCCACCATCCGCAAGCTCGGCGGCACTCCGGTCGCCGAGAAGGCGAAGAGCGACTACGCAACCGCGCTCAATGCCGCCACGCTGAAGAGCCAGACCGATGTTCTGAAGCTGGCGGCGCGCTTGGAGCGGGGTGCCGCCAACGCCTATCTCGGCGTGATCCCCTCGTTCAAGGACAGCGGCCTGGCCCAGGTTTCGGCCCGGCTCGCCGCCGACGAGACCATGCATTGGACGGCACTCACCGGCGCTTTGGCCGAGAACCTCCCGGCGAAGGCGCTCACCTTCGGGGCCTAG